A window from Rhizosphaericola mali encodes these proteins:
- a CDS encoding FecR family protein codes for MADDIKDILVNYKNGTASKSELLAIYKLIHEHEDLLRKYFDDSTHITDTPELIFTDTKKASILSKIENDLLESNDKIISPFSLIRNYKYIAAAAILFFIALITFIVKDNNTIANNAPQKEYKVATNQTVSEQQQVIRNNSLKIKKIILSDKSVVNLYPHSSISFYTPFKSIERSIYLSGKAIFKVAKNKHQPFVVYSGSISTTALGTRFLVNNKQANNLKIKLFQGKIWLRKEVVSLIGWNKDLVLIPGQQMNYSYANGAVNVSKFVLRNINVAKQDIGVNSIIHPLVIKSITEDSLSVMFHQCILTDVFTELGNVFSKKINVTQINIANKYFTGIVYKSDSLKVIFSNICRMNHLGYSLNKDTIDIHPIVDSFQNPTVNTRDSLDTLLISN; via the coding sequence ATGGCAGATGATATAAAAGATATTTTAGTAAATTATAAAAATGGAACAGCTTCTAAGTCTGAGCTATTAGCTATTTATAAGCTAATACATGAACATGAAGATTTATTGAGAAAATATTTTGATGATTCTACGCATATTACGGATACTCCTGAACTTATTTTTACAGATACAAAGAAGGCGTCCATTTTATCTAAAATAGAAAATGATTTATTAGAGTCAAATGATAAAATCATTTCCCCTTTTAGTCTGATAAGAAATTATAAATATATAGCCGCTGCGGCAATTCTATTTTTTATTGCTTTAATTACTTTTATCGTTAAGGATAACAATACAATTGCTAATAATGCTCCTCAAAAAGAGTATAAAGTCGCTACAAATCAGACTGTATCAGAGCAACAGCAGGTTATTAGAAATAATTCATTGAAAATAAAGAAAATTATTTTGTCGGATAAAAGTGTAGTTAACCTTTATCCTCATAGTTCAATATCATTTTATACTCCGTTTAAAAGCATAGAGCGTTCCATATATTTATCTGGAAAAGCGATATTTAAAGTAGCTAAAAATAAACATCAACCTTTCGTTGTTTATTCAGGTTCAATCTCCACAACTGCATTGGGGACTAGATTCTTAGTAAATAACAAGCAAGCGAATAATTTAAAAATTAAATTATTTCAAGGTAAAATTTGGCTACGTAAAGAGGTAGTTAGTTTAATAGGATGGAATAAAGATTTGGTACTGATTCCCGGTCAACAAATGAACTATTCCTATGCTAATGGGGCTGTTAATGTGTCGAAGTTCGTGTTAAGAAATATTAATGTAGCAAAACAGGATATTGGGGTAAATAGTATTATTCATCCTTTAGTAATAAAATCTATTACCGAGGATAGTTTGTCTGTGATGTTCCATCAATGTATTCTTACGGACGTATTTACAGAATTGGGAAATGTATTTTCAAAAAAAATAAATGTTACCCAAATAAATATTGCTAATAAATACTTTACTGGAATTGTTTATAAAAGTGATTCGTTAAAGGTGATATTTTCAAATATTTGTAGGATGAATCATTTGGGGTATAGTTTAA
- a CDS encoding RNA polymerase sigma factor, whose translation MLSKTQNEYWIRQLKSGDRQIFTQIFHDYSELIYKNICQLVTQSGDAEDILQEVFVLLWNKRMSLSENTKIDGWLFNTSYFKSLEYVKKEVKNRLISLDVLIVGDDIISNDVDLESEIIYEEKLQMLREGIDQLSEQRKNAFVLCKIEGKSYVEAAAIIGVSATTVKDYVKVATKLVKKYALINDITLSILVCDMVFKK comes from the coding sequence ATTAGACAATTGAAAAGTGGAGATCGACAGATATTTACACAAATATTCCATGATTATTCTGAGTTGATATATAAAAATATTTGTCAGTTAGTGACGCAGTCAGGTGATGCAGAAGATATTCTACAAGAAGTATTTGTTTTACTTTGGAACAAAAGAATGTCACTAAGTGAAAATACTAAAATTGATGGCTGGCTTTTTAATACAAGCTATTTTAAATCATTAGAATATGTAAAAAAAGAGGTAAAGAATAGACTTATTTCTTTAGATGTATTAATTGTTGGCGATGATATTATTTCTAATGATGTGGATTTGGAAAGTGAAATAATATATGAGGAAAAACTACAAATGCTGAGAGAGGGTATTGATCAATTATCCGAACAACGGAAAAATGCATTCGTTTTATGCAAAATAGAAGGAAAATCTTACGTGGAAGCGGCAGCGATTATAGGTGTCTCAGCTACGACTGTCAAAGATTATGTAAAAGTTGCAACTAAGTTGGTTAAAAAGTATGCTTTGATAAATGATATTACCTTATCTATTTTGGTATGCGATATGGTGTTCAAAAAGTAA